One genomic region from Streptomyces sp. NBC_00457 encodes:
- a CDS encoding IS481 family transposase — translation MALVELSVVEQRYRAVLAVLAGATVTEVAASLGVSRQTVSGWKSRYEASGLAGLVDRSRRPASCPHQASAEVEAAVCELRRKHPRWGPRRIAHVLERSGAVALVPSRMTVYRILVRHGLVEPGVRRRKRSDYKRWQRDRAMQLWQMDIVGGVMLVDPGTGELTEAKVVTGVDDHSRYCVIASVVERATGRAVCAAFVRALRTFGVPEEVLTDNGKQFTDRFGHGGEVLFDRICRENGIAHRLTQPASPTTTGKVERFHQTLRRELLDDCGAFESIGAAQAALDAWVEEYHSVRPHQALDMQSPGDRFTPVPEQERDVLGLRVPGVLGLVPQQRPSPAEQGPAEAMPVSVSPLEEIAPSAQVEDGGPVEFERVVPASGNLQVAGKQFWLGPARSGLTVTFWADTQVIHLLIAGSRIKSVRSHLSVADLAQLAARGGRAAGPSPLPAGDGAAFEVDRTVNKHGLMGLGGRQVLAAEILGGRRVSVRIDEATLSFFDPSSRELLRVRPNPLTSEEVQRLHGLRPAGPPPRPRVEPVRVQRRVSAVGTVMVCRQVVHLGRPYAGQTVIMHVSASTITVELDGQARVIPRTTDIPVRNVKANKPYKVSDVV, via the coding sequence TTGGCGCTGGTGGAGTTGTCGGTTGTCGAGCAGAGATACCGGGCTGTGCTTGCGGTGCTGGCGGGTGCGACGGTGACGGAGGTCGCCGCGTCGCTGGGGGTGTCGCGGCAGACGGTGAGCGGGTGGAAGTCCCGGTACGAGGCCTCAGGTCTGGCGGGTCTGGTGGATCGTTCGCGCAGGCCGGCGTCGTGTCCGCATCAGGCCTCTGCCGAGGTGGAGGCAGCCGTGTGTGAGCTGCGGCGTAAGCATCCTCGGTGGGGTCCGCGGCGGATCGCTCATGTGCTGGAGCGGTCCGGGGCGGTGGCGCTGGTGCCGTCGCGGATGACGGTGTATCGGATCCTGGTCCGGCATGGGCTGGTGGAGCCGGGGGTGCGGCGCCGGAAGCGGTCCGATTACAAGCGCTGGCAGCGCGACCGTGCGATGCAGTTGTGGCAGATGGACATCGTCGGCGGCGTGATGCTGGTCGACCCGGGGACCGGGGAGTTGACCGAGGCCAAGGTCGTGACGGGTGTGGATGACCATTCCCGGTATTGCGTGATCGCCTCGGTGGTCGAGCGGGCGACCGGGCGGGCGGTGTGTGCGGCGTTCGTCCGGGCCTTGCGGACGTTCGGGGTGCCGGAAGAGGTGCTGACCGACAACGGCAAGCAGTTCACCGACCGGTTCGGGCACGGGGGTGAGGTGTTGTTCGACCGGATCTGCCGGGAGAACGGGATCGCTCACCGCCTCACCCAGCCGGCGTCCCCGACCACGACGGGCAAGGTCGAGCGGTTCCATCAGACGCTGCGGCGTGAACTCCTCGACGACTGCGGCGCGTTCGAGAGTATCGGGGCGGCTCAGGCGGCGCTGGATGCGTGGGTGGAGGAATACCACTCCGTCCGGCCGCATCAGGCCCTGGACATGCAGTCTCCGGGCGACCGGTTCACCCCGGTTCCCGAGCAGGAACGGGATGTGCTGGGCCTGCGGGTGCCCGGAGTGCTCGGGCTGGTGCCGCAGCAGAGGCCTTCCCCCGCCGAGCAGGGACCGGCTGAGGCGATGCCTGTTTCCGTCAGTCCGCTTGAGGAGATCGCGCCATCGGCGCAGGTGGAGGACGGCGGACCGGTGGAGTTCGAGCGGGTGGTGCCTGCGAGTGGGAATCTGCAGGTCGCGGGCAAGCAGTTCTGGCTGGGCCCGGCCCGCTCGGGGCTGACGGTGACGTTCTGGGCCGACACACAGGTGATCCACCTGCTGATCGCCGGGTCGCGGATCAAGTCGGTGCGGTCGCACCTGTCGGTGGCGGATCTGGCCCAGCTGGCAGCCCGGGGTGGGCGTGCGGCGGGGCCGTCGCCGCTGCCGGCGGGTGACGGTGCTGCGTTCGAGGTGGACCGGACCGTGAACAAGCACGGGCTGATGGGCCTGGGCGGGCGCCAGGTGCTGGCGGCGGAGATCCTGGGCGGGCGCCGGGTCAGCGTCCGCATCGACGAGGCCACGCTGTCGTTCTTCGACCCGTCCTCGAGGGAACTGCTGCGAGTGCGGCCCAACCCGCTCACCAGCGAGGAGGTGCAGCGGTTGCACGGCCTGCGGCCCGCGGGCCCGCCGCCCCGGCCCCGGGTGGAGCCGGTGCGTGTCCAGCGGCGGGTCAGCGCGGTCGGCACGGTCATGGTCTGCCGGCAGGTCGTCCACCTCGGCCGGCCCTACGCGGGGCAGACCGTGATCATGCACGTGTCGGCGTCGACGATCACCGTGGAACTGGACGGTCAGGCCCGGGTCATCCCGCGCACCACCGACATCCCCGTCCGCAACGTGAAAGCGAACAAGCCCTACAAGGTTTCCGATGTTGTCTAG